In a genomic window of Flavobacterium sp. KACC 22761:
- a CDS encoding cation diffusion facilitator family transporter, producing the protein MTNEQKAVKATIFSIIGNTCLALIKGFAGFFGNSYALIADAIESTTDIFASFLVLFGIKYSNKPADENHPYGHGRAEPLITFLVVGFLITSATIIGYESISNIGTSHDLPKSWTLSVLGAIIIWKEYSFRLVMKRSKQTNSTSLAADAWHHRSDAITSVAAFIGITIALIMGKGYESADDWAALFAAFFILYNSYKIFRPALGEIMDENLHEDLVEEIRVKALLVPGILGTEKCFIRKAGMKYHVDLHAIVSAKISVKEGHDLAHLLKDTLRKEIPELGHVLIHVEPDDYS; encoded by the coding sequence ATGACAAACGAACAAAAAGCTGTAAAGGCTACTATTTTTAGTATAATAGGAAATACCTGCTTGGCCCTTATAAAAGGTTTTGCAGGTTTTTTTGGCAATTCTTATGCCTTAATTGCAGATGCAATTGAATCAACGACGGATATATTTGCGTCATTTTTGGTTTTATTCGGAATCAAATATTCGAATAAGCCAGCCGATGAAAACCATCCTTATGGGCATGGGCGCGCAGAGCCTTTGATCACTTTTTTGGTTGTTGGATTTTTAATTACTTCAGCAACTATTATTGGCTATGAAAGCATTTCCAATATTGGAACTTCGCACGATTTGCCTAAGTCTTGGACATTATCTGTGCTCGGGGCAATTATTATTTGGAAAGAATATTCTTTTCGTTTGGTAATGAAACGAAGCAAACAAACCAATAGTACCTCTCTTGCCGCAGATGCTTGGCACCATCGTAGCGATGCAATAACTTCGGTTGCTGCTTTTATCGGAATTACAATTGCCTTAATTATGGGTAAAGGCTACGAATCTGCCGATGATTGGGCTGCACTTTTTGCCGCCTTTTTTATTTTGTACAATAGCTATAAAATTTTCAGACCTGCGCTCGGTGAAATCATGGATGAAAACCTTCACGAAGATTTAGTTGAAGAAATTCGCGTAAAAGCTTTATTGGTTCCAGGAATTCTTGGAACAGAAAAATGTTTTATTCGTAAAGCAGGAATGAAATATCATGTAGATCTTCATGCTATTGTTTCGGCAAAAATTTCAGTAAAAGAAGGGCACGATTTGGCACACTTATTAAAAGACACTTTGAGAAAAGAAATTCCGGAATTGGGACATGTCTTAATACATGTTGAACCAGATGATTATAGTTAA
- the murA gene encoding UDP-N-acetylglucosamine 1-carboxyvinyltransferase produces MGIFKIEGGTPLKGEITPQGAKNEALQILCAVLLTGEKVKINNIPDIIDINKLIALLGNLGVKIQRNEPGSITFQADEVNVGYLETEAFKKEGGALRGSIMIVGPLLARFGKGYIPKPGGDKIGRRRLDTHFEGFINLGAKFRYNREDHFYGVETPEEGLKGTDMLLDEASVTGTANIVMAAVLAKGTTTVYNAACEPYLQQLCKMLNSMGAKITGVGSNLLTIEGVESLGGCEHRILPDMIEIGSWIGLAAMTKSEITIKNVSWENLGLIPNTFRKLGITVEKRNDDIYIPAHKDGYEVKTDIDGSILTIADAPWPGFTPDLLSIVLVVATQAKGDVLIHQKMFESRLFFVDKLIDMGAKIMLCDPHRAVVMGHNFESQLKATTMSSPDIRAGISLLIAALSAKGTSTIQNIEQIDRGYERIDERLRAIGAKIVRA; encoded by the coding sequence ATGGGAATTTTTAAAATCGAAGGAGGAACTCCTTTAAAAGGAGAAATCACTCCGCAAGGAGCAAAAAATGAGGCATTACAAATTTTATGTGCCGTGCTTCTAACAGGAGAGAAAGTAAAAATTAATAATATTCCTGATATTATAGACATCAATAAATTAATCGCTTTGTTGGGGAATTTAGGGGTGAAAATTCAACGTAACGAGCCAGGTTCGATTACTTTTCAAGCTGATGAAGTTAATGTTGGATATTTAGAAACTGAAGCTTTCAAGAAAGAAGGTGGAGCGCTTCGTGGTTCTATTATGATTGTTGGACCGCTTTTGGCTCGTTTCGGAAAAGGATATATTCCAAAACCAGGTGGAGATAAAATCGGTCGCCGTAGATTAGACACACACTTTGAAGGTTTTATTAACCTTGGAGCAAAATTTAGATACAACAGAGAAGATCACTTTTATGGAGTAGAAACACCTGAAGAAGGTCTTAAAGGAACAGATATGCTTCTTGACGAAGCTTCTGTAACTGGAACTGCAAACATTGTAATGGCTGCTGTTTTAGCAAAAGGAACCACTACAGTTTACAACGCTGCTTGTGAGCCTTACTTACAACAATTGTGCAAAATGCTTAACTCTATGGGAGCTAAAATCACTGGAGTTGGATCTAACTTATTGACTATCGAAGGTGTTGAAAGCCTTGGTGGTTGCGAGCACAGAATTCTTCCTGATATGATTGAAATTGGTTCTTGGATTGGTCTTGCGGCTATGACAAAAAGCGAAATCACGATCAAAAATGTAAGCTGGGAAAACTTAGGTTTGATTCCGAATACGTTTAGAAAACTTGGAATTACAGTTGAGAAACGTAATGATGATATTTACATTCCTGCTCACAAAGATGGATATGAAGTAAAAACAGACATCGATGGTTCTATTCTAACTATTGCCGATGCACCTTGGCCTGGATTTACACCTGACTTGTTAAGTATTGTTTTAGTTGTAGCAACACAAGCAAAAGGAGATGTTTTGATTCACCAAAAAATGTTTGAAAGCCGTTTGTTTTTCGTGGATAAATTAATCGATATGGGAGCAAAAATTATGTTATGCGATCCGCACAGAGCTGTGGTTATGGGACATAATTTCGAATCTCAATTGAAAGCAACAACAATGTCTTCTCCTGATATTCGTGCAGGAATCTCATTATTGATTGCGGCACTTTCTGCAAAAGGAACAAGTACAATTCAGAATATCGAACAAATCGACCGTGGATATGAGCGTATCGATGAGCGTTTGAGAGCAATCGGCGCAAAAATCGTAAGAGCTTAA
- a CDS encoding DUF4290 domain-containing protein, translating to MIEKYKREAASDVVYNLEYNSERQRLIIPEYGRHLQKLIDQATAIEDDETRNKAAKYIIQVMGSLNPHLRDVPDFQHKLWDQLFIMSDFKLNVESPYPIPSREVLELKPDALQYPQNFPKYRFYGNNIKYMIDVANKWEEGEMKNALVMVIANHMKKSFLSWNKDTVKDDVIFEHLYELSGGKINLLHSTEELLNTTDLMRTNKRVSNKTASGGQAKTQNNKNNKGSKQKNFQKNNNQK from the coding sequence ATGATCGAAAAATATAAAAGAGAAGCCGCAAGCGATGTTGTCTATAATTTAGAATACAATTCTGAAAGACAGCGATTAATAATTCCCGAATATGGTCGTCATTTGCAAAAACTGATTGATCAGGCTACTGCTATTGAAGATGATGAAACGCGCAATAAAGCGGCGAAATATATCATTCAAGTTATGGGAAGCTTAAACCCGCACTTGCGAGATGTGCCAGATTTTCAACATAAATTGTGGGATCAGCTTTTTATCATGTCTGATTTTAAACTGAATGTTGAGTCGCCATATCCTATTCCGTCAAGAGAAGTTTTGGAATTAAAACCAGATGCTTTGCAGTATCCACAGAATTTTCCAAAATACAGATTCTATGGAAACAATATCAAATACATGATTGATGTTGCCAATAAATGGGAGGAAGGCGAAATGAAAAACGCGCTTGTGATGGTTATTGCAAACCATATGAAAAAATCTTTCTTGAGTTGGAATAAGGACACTGTAAAAGACGATGTAATTTTTGAACATTTGTACGAGCTATCAGGTGGAAAAATAAATTTGTTGCACAGCACGGAAGAACTTTTGAATACAACAGATTTGATGCGTACCAACAAACGTGTGTCAAACAAAACAGCTTCTGGTGGACAGGCAAAAACACAAAACAATAAAAACAATAAAGGAAGCAAACAGAAAAACTTTCAAAAAAACAATAATCAGAAATAA
- a CDS encoding DUF493 family protein, whose amino-acid sequence MENDNEKNTAEFYERLKLELDNANTWPAEYLYKFIVPSVADNVERVEKAFDRMGAVIKTTKSKTGKFTSVSVDVTMHSSDDVISKYKEVSTIEGIVSL is encoded by the coding sequence ATGGAGAACGATAACGAAAAAAATACAGCCGAATTTTATGAAAGATTAAAATTGGAGCTTGACAACGCAAATACTTGGCCAGCAGAATATTTGTACAAATTCATTGTGCCTTCTGTTGCAGATAATGTGGAGCGTGTCGAAAAAGCTTTTGACAGAATGGGAGCGGTTATTAAAACAACAAAATCAAAAACAGGTAAGTTTACCAGCGTTTCTGTAGATGTTACTATGCACAGCTCAGATGATGTCATCAGCAAATACAAGGAAGTTTCTACAATAGAAGGTATAGTTTCATTATAA
- a CDS encoding alpha/beta hydrolase fold domain-containing protein, giving the protein MKKILLLFIALTLNSIQAQEIKTLTYFQNDTLKLDLDLYLPKKKSNEKIPLIMFAFGGGFSGGERTSEKEFAMFMAQNGYAVASISYSLYMKGKDFGCKGTLTEKIKAIQIGVNDMWQATGFLIENADKYNLDTSKIFISGISAGAEISYHATFWDYKLMNLYKSNLPENFKYKGLIGGSGAIQDINLITKEKAIPMLLAHGNSDETVPYSAGSHRSCPTNASGWLILFGSYAVYNQMNDLHKDVELITFCGGGHEFSGYLFHQGQQYVLDFVNDVLKGKRFQSHLIIPSNKKGKDSGKYLFCE; this is encoded by the coding sequence ATGAAAAAAATACTTTTACTTTTTATCGCTCTTACGCTAAATTCAATTCAAGCACAAGAAATCAAAACCTTAACTTATTTTCAAAACGACACTTTAAAATTGGATTTGGACTTATACCTGCCAAAGAAAAAATCGAACGAAAAAATTCCGTTGATTATGTTTGCTTTTGGCGGCGGATTTTCTGGAGGAGAACGTACCAGCGAAAAAGAATTCGCTATGTTCATGGCACAAAACGGTTATGCGGTTGCAAGCATTTCGTATAGTTTGTATATGAAAGGAAAAGATTTTGGTTGCAAAGGAACTTTGACCGAAAAAATAAAGGCAATTCAGATTGGCGTAAACGATATGTGGCAAGCGACTGGTTTTTTAATTGAAAATGCCGACAAATACAATCTTGATACTTCAAAAATCTTTATTTCAGGAATTAGCGCTGGTGCCGAAATTAGTTACCATGCTACTTTTTGGGATTATAAATTGATGAATTTATACAAAAGCAATCTTCCGGAAAACTTCAAATATAAAGGTCTAATTGGAGGTTCGGGAGCGATTCAGGATATTAATTTGATTACGAAAGAAAAAGCGATTCCGATGTTATTGGCACATGGAAATAGTGACGAAACAGTTCCATACAGTGCAGGTTCACATCGTTCTTGCCCGACAAATGCTTCGGGTTGGTTGATTCTTTTTGGATCTTATGCCGTTTACAATCAAATGAATGATTTGCATAAAGATGTTGAACTGATTACTTTTTGTGGAGGCGGGCATGAATTTTCCGGCTATCTTTTCCATCAAGGACAACAATATGTTTTGGATTTTGTGAATGATGTTTTGAAAGGAAAAAGATTTCAATCGCATTTGATTATTCCTTCTAATAAAAAAGGGAAGGATTCTGGGAAGTATTTGTTTTGTGAGTAA
- a CDS encoding ATP-binding protein — protein MQKEIIVLLGGPGTGKSTLINELVARGYCCYPEISREVTLEAQKRGIEQLFLEQPLLFSEMLLEGRIQQFKNAKEEPDNVVFIDRGIPDVVAYMDYIGDEYPESFVKACEDFKYSKTFILPPWEEIYQSDTERYENFEQAVEIQNHLIETYKKYGYNLIEVPKDTVENRILYILDKI, from the coding sequence GTGCAAAAAGAAATCATAGTTCTCCTTGGCGGTCCTGGTACAGGAAAATCTACGCTGATAAACGAATTAGTAGCTCGTGGCTACTGTTGTTACCCTGAAATTTCTAGAGAAGTTACTCTCGAAGCCCAAAAAAGAGGCATCGAGCAATTGTTTTTGGAACAACCTTTATTGTTTAGCGAAATGTTATTGGAAGGTCGTATTCAGCAGTTTAAAAATGCCAAAGAAGAACCAGACAATGTAGTTTTTATTGATCGCGGAATTCCTGATGTGGTTGCTTATATGGATTATATTGGCGACGAATATCCTGAGAGTTTTGTAAAAGCATGCGAAGATTTCAAATATTCTAAAACTTTTATTTTACCGCCTTGGGAAGAAATTTATCAGAGCGATACAGAACGTTATGAAAATTTTGAGCAGGCAGTGGAAATTCAAAATCACCTTATTGAAACCTATAAAAAATACGGTTACAATTTGATTGAAGTTCCAAAAGATACGGTTGAAAACAGAATTCTTTATATCTTAGATAAAATTTAG
- a CDS encoding ATP-dependent DNA helicase RecQ, with the protein MQEAQEILLKYWKHQSFRPLQKEIIDSVLEGQDTFALLPTGGGKSICFQVPAMMREGICLVISPLIALMKDQVANLQKRDIKAIALTGGIHTEEIIDLLDNCQFGNYKFLYLSPERLQSDWILERIKNLPINLIAIDEAHCVSQWGHDFRPAYLKISELKKFFPKIPFLALTATATPRVVEDIKTELGLKDTRLFQKSFERKNIAYMVFEVEDKLYRVEQILKKNPQPSIIYVRNRKSCLNISTQLQSLGFRATYYHGGLSAQEKDKNMQLWMSEQAQVIVATNAFGMGIDKDNVKTVIHTQLPENLENYYQESGRAGRNGEKAFSVLLYNNSDATQTEQQFISILPDKKFLKTMYIKLCNYFQIAYGEGLDDSYSFKMNHFCNKYDFPTLKTYNALQFLNQQGIITMSQEFSEKVTMQFLIESKEVIRYISLNPNDEEIILAILRTYPGIHEMKTPLNLSLIAKKSNHTEEQVTALLEKLKEKEIIEYKSKNNDATILFNEVREDDLTINRVSKYLEKQNKLKRDQLSSVLYYIKEDKTCKNRLVLDYFGEETNENCGVCSYCITQKGKITEADSIADKILHLLKATALTSREIQNQIKLDANDVIEVIQELLENNHIVILANNKYTLKT; encoded by the coding sequence ATGCAGGAAGCACAAGAAATTCTTTTAAAATACTGGAAACATCAAAGTTTCCGACCTTTGCAGAAAGAAATTATCGATTCGGTTTTAGAGGGTCAAGATACTTTTGCGCTTTTGCCAACAGGCGGTGGAAAATCAATTTGTTTTCAGGTTCCGGCCATGATGCGCGAAGGAATCTGCCTAGTAATTTCGCCTTTGATCGCTTTGATGAAAGATCAAGTGGCGAATTTGCAAAAAAGAGACATCAAAGCCATTGCGCTTACTGGAGGAATTCATACCGAAGAAATTATTGACCTTTTAGATAATTGCCAATTCGGGAATTATAAATTCTTATACCTTTCGCCAGAGCGTTTACAATCAGATTGGATTTTAGAACGCATCAAAAATCTTCCTATCAATTTAATTGCTATTGACGAAGCGCATTGTGTTTCGCAGTGGGGACACGATTTTAGGCCAGCTTATTTAAAAATCTCCGAACTAAAAAAATTCTTTCCTAAAATTCCGTTTCTGGCTTTAACGGCAACTGCAACTCCAAGAGTGGTAGAAGATATCAAAACCGAATTGGGATTAAAAGATACACGGCTTTTTCAAAAATCTTTTGAAAGAAAAAACATCGCCTACATGGTTTTTGAAGTCGAAGACAAATTGTATCGCGTCGAGCAGATTTTGAAGAAAAATCCGCAACCTTCTATTATATATGTACGCAATAGAAAATCGTGCTTGAATATTTCGACACAATTGCAATCTTTAGGTTTTCGTGCAACGTATTATCACGGCGGACTTTCGGCTCAGGAAAAAGACAAAAACATGCAATTGTGGATGTCTGAACAGGCGCAGGTTATTGTGGCTACAAATGCATTTGGAATGGGAATCGACAAAGACAATGTAAAAACGGTTATTCATACGCAATTGCCGGAAAATCTAGAAAACTATTATCAAGAATCTGGAAGAGCGGGACGAAATGGTGAAAAAGCATTTTCGGTTTTACTTTATAATAATTCGGACGCGACACAAACTGAGCAACAATTTATCAGCATTTTACCCGATAAGAAATTCTTGAAAACCATGTACATCAAATTGTGCAATTATTTTCAGATTGCTTATGGTGAAGGTTTAGATGATTCGTATTCTTTTAAAATGAACCATTTTTGCAACAAATACGACTTCCCTACTTTAAAAACGTATAATGCTTTGCAGTTTTTGAATCAGCAGGGAATTATTACGATGTCTCAGGAATTTTCAGAAAAAGTAACCATGCAGTTTTTGATTGAATCAAAAGAAGTCATTCGATATATTAGTCTAAATCCGAATGACGAGGAAATCATTCTGGCAATTTTAAGGACCTATCCAGGAATTCATGAAATGAAAACGCCACTGAATCTTTCGCTAATTGCAAAAAAATCAAATCATACCGAAGAGCAGGTTACAGCACTTTTAGAGAAACTAAAAGAAAAGGAAATCATCGAATATAAATCAAAAAATAACGATGCGACAATTCTATTTAATGAAGTCAGAGAAGATGATTTAACGATAAACCGAGTTTCAAAATATCTTGAAAAGCAAAACAAACTGAAACGCGATCAGCTTTCATCTGTACTCTATTATATTAAGGAAGACAAAACATGCAAAAACAGATTGGTTTTGGATTATTTTGGAGAAGAAACAAACGAAAATTGCGGAGTTTGTTCGTATTGCATTACTCAAAAAGGAAAAATCACAGAAGCCGATTCGATTGCTGATAAAATTCTTCACTTATTAAAAGCAACTGCCTTAACTTCGCGCGAAATTCAAAATCAGATTAAGCTAGATGCAAATGATGTTATAGAAGTCATTCAAGAACTTTTAGAAAACAACCACATCGTTATTTTGGCAAACAATAAATACACTTTAAAAACATAA
- the fmt gene encoding methionyl-tRNA formyltransferase: protein MEKLRIIFMGTPEFAVGILDTIIKNNYEVVGVITAADKPAGRGQKIKYSAVKEYALENNLTLLQPTNLKDENFLSELKALNANLQIVVAFRMLPKVVWEMPSLGTFNLHASLLPNYRGAAPINWAIINGETKTGVTTFFIDDKIDTGAMILNSEIAIEPTENAGQLHDRLMHLGSTTVIDTLKVIENGNVTTTIQEDNDDIKTAYKLNKENCKIDWTKSGQEINDLIRGLSPYPSAWCFLKDKNEELNIKIYEAKLIAEAHSYESGKLVSSKKEIKIAVKDGFIQLLSLQFPGKKRMQAVEILNGITFSDDAKMY from the coding sequence ATGGAAAAATTACGAATTATATTTATGGGAACTCCAGAGTTTGCCGTTGGCATTTTGGACACCATTATCAAAAACAATTATGAAGTGGTTGGTGTCATTACCGCGGCAGATAAACCAGCGGGACGCGGACAAAAAATAAAATATTCTGCTGTAAAAGAATATGCATTAGAGAACAATCTAACCTTATTACAGCCAACTAATTTAAAAGATGAAAATTTCTTATCCGAATTAAAAGCTTTAAATGCAAATCTTCAAATTGTAGTTGCTTTTAGAATGTTGCCAAAAGTAGTTTGGGAAATGCCAAGTTTAGGAACTTTTAATCTTCATGCTTCTTTATTGCCAAATTATCGCGGTGCAGCGCCAATTAACTGGGCGATTATTAATGGAGAAACCAAAACCGGCGTTACAACATTTTTTATCGATGATAAAATCGATACGGGCGCGATGATTTTAAATTCGGAAATCGCAATTGAACCGACAGAAAATGCGGGACAGCTTCACGACCGATTAATGCATCTTGGAAGTACAACTGTAATTGACACTTTAAAAGTCATTGAAAACGGAAATGTAACTACTACAATTCAGGAAGATAACGACGACATCAAAACAGCTTACAAACTAAATAAAGAAAATTGCAAAATCGATTGGACAAAATCAGGCCAAGAAATCAATGATTTGATTCGCGGTCTAAGTCCTTATCCTTCAGCTTGGTGTTTTCTGAAAGACAAAAATGAAGAATTAAACATTAAAATATACGAAGCGAAACTTATAGCAGAAGCGCATTCGTACGAGTCTGGAAAACTGGTTAGCAGCAAAAAAGAAATAAAAATTGCAGTCAAAGATGGCTTTATTCAACTTTTAAGTTTGCAATTTCCAGGAAAAAAGAGAATGCAAGCAGTAGAAATCTTAAACGGCATCACTTTTTCTGATGATGCAAAGATGTATTAA
- a CDS encoding HU family DNA-binding protein, producing the protein MNKSELIDAIAADAGITKAAAKLALESFLGNVGATLKKGGRISLVGFGSWSVSSRAARDGRNPQTGKTIKIAAKNVVKFKAGAELEGAVN; encoded by the coding sequence ATGAACAAATCAGAATTAATCGATGCTATCGCTGCTGATGCAGGAATTACAAAAGCTGCGGCAAAATTAGCTTTAGAGTCATTTTTAGGAAATGTAGGTGCTACTTTGAAAAAAGGTGGAAGAATTTCTTTAGTAGGTTTCGGATCTTGGTCAGTATCATCTAGAGCTGCTAGAGATGGTAGAAATCCTCAAACAGGAAAAACTATCAAAATTGCTGCTAAAAATGTAGTAAAATTCAAAGCTGGTGCTGAATTAGAAGGTGCAGTGAACTAA
- a CDS encoding YqgE/AlgH family protein — MISEKLKKGHLLIAEPSIIGDLSFNRSVILLADHNKEGSIGFIINKPLKYTINDLIPEIDANFKIYNGGPVEQDNLYFIHNIPELIPNSVEISNGIYWGGDFESTKDLINDGSISKNNIRFFLGYTGWDENQLENEMQGNSWIIADNNYKNKIIGKSTTHFWKEQIIELGGDYLIWSNAPENPYLN, encoded by the coding sequence ATGATTTCAGAAAAATTAAAAAAAGGACACCTGCTTATTGCCGAGCCTTCAATAATTGGAGATTTATCTTTTAACAGATCGGTAATTTTATTAGCAGACCATAACAAAGAAGGATCAATAGGATTCATCATTAATAAGCCTTTGAAATATACTATTAATGATCTGATACCTGAAATTGATGCCAACTTTAAAATATACAATGGAGGCCCTGTAGAACAGGACAATCTATATTTCATTCACAATATTCCTGAACTGATCCCGAATAGTGTCGAGATTTCTAATGGAATTTATTGGGGAGGTGATTTTGAATCCACAAAAGACTTGATAAACGACGGATCTATTAGCAAAAATAACATCCGCTTTTTCTTAGGTTATACCGGCTGGGATGAAAATCAGCTTGAAAATGAAATGCAGGGAAACTCCTGGATCATCGCCGATAATAATTACAAAAACAAAATTATCGGGAAATCCACCACTCATTTTTGGAAAGAACAAATAATTGAGCTGGGAGGTGATTATCTTATTTGGTCAAATGCACCTGAAAATCCGTATCTGAATTAA
- a CDS encoding aminotransferase class IV, which produces MINFNGNIAQEENILTQNRAFLYGDGVFETVKILNNKILFLEDHYFRLMASMRVVRMEIPMNFTMEYFEEQVLKLAQQKNISASARARITVFRNDGGLYLPQTNNVSYLINATPLESSSYVLNTNEYEVDLYKDFYVAKQLLSSIKTTNKMINVTGSIFAHENGLANCLLINDTKNVIEGLQGNLFMLTGKKLVTPPVSEGCLNGIMRKQVLALAKKVEGIEVSEEIISPFDLQKADELFLTNVITGIQPITKYRKKEFTSSLAHLLVQKLNESISEN; this is translated from the coding sequence ATGATCAATTTTAACGGAAACATAGCGCAGGAAGAAAATATACTAACTCAAAACCGTGCCTTTTTATATGGAGATGGTGTTTTTGAAACAGTAAAAATCTTAAACAATAAAATTTTATTTCTGGAAGATCATTATTTTAGATTAATGGCTTCAATGCGTGTGGTCAGAATGGAAATTCCTATGAATTTTACAATGGAATATTTTGAAGAGCAAGTTTTGAAATTAGCGCAACAAAAAAATATTTCAGCATCAGCGAGAGCGAGAATTACAGTTTTTAGAAACGATGGCGGATTATATTTGCCTCAAACGAACAATGTTTCGTACTTAATTAATGCGACACCACTTGAAAGCAGCTCTTACGTTTTAAACACGAATGAATACGAGGTTGATTTGTATAAAGACTTCTATGTGGCCAAACAATTATTATCGTCGATTAAAACGACCAATAAGATGATAAATGTTACTGGAAGCATTTTTGCGCACGAAAATGGCCTTGCTAACTGTTTGCTGATAAATGACACTAAAAATGTGATTGAAGGCTTACAAGGCAATTTATTTATGCTTACGGGCAAGAAATTAGTAACGCCTCCTGTTTCTGAAGGTTGTTTGAATGGTATAATGCGTAAACAGGTTTTGGCTTTAGCCAAAAAAGTTGAAGGCATAGAAGTGTCTGAAGAAATAATTTCACCGTTTGATCTTCAAAAAGCAGATGAATTATTCTTGACAAATGTAATCACAGGAATACAGCCGATTACTAAGTATCGAAAAAAAGAGTTTACAAGCAGTCTAGCTCATTTATTAGTGCAGAAGCTAAATGAATCCATATCTGAAAATTAA
- a CDS encoding START-like domain-containing protein, whose translation MDSKIRYEIEFPINSSPQLLYQYISTPSGLSEWFADNVNSRGEFFTFIWNDSQEKARLASKKTGEKVKFKWVDESSKDTEYFFELHILVDELTKDVSLMVVDFADKEEVGEAKQLWENQISDLKHLIGSV comes from the coding sequence ATGGATTCAAAAATACGTTACGAAATCGAGTTCCCGATCAATTCTTCGCCGCAATTATTGTATCAATATATATCAACGCCGTCAGGTTTGTCAGAGTGGTTTGCAGACAATGTAAATTCAAGAGGCGAATTTTTTACTTTCATATGGAACGACTCACAGGAAAAAGCGCGTTTGGCATCTAAAAAAACAGGAGAAAAAGTGAAATTTAAGTGGGTTGACGAAAGCAGTAAAGACACTGAATACTTTTTTGAGCTGCATATTTTAGTTGATGAATTGACTAAAGATGTGTCGTTAATGGTTGTTGATTTTGCTGATAAAGAAGAAGTAGGCGAAGCTAAACAACTGTGGGAGAATCAAATCTCAGATCTAAAACATCTTATAGGATCTGTTTAG